The genomic stretch CTGCGACACAAGAGAGAACATAATTAAAGTTCTTAATactacacataaaaatatatcaagtttGCAGCATTGCAAtgctatttttatcttgttctAGTCTTTCATtgaatagagagaaaatacaATAGAGAAGTTGTTTCTGGAGATGAATACTTTATTCCTCAAAAGAGAGATAAGTGTATTACGCACATGTCCAGCAAGATTGAAGTAGCTATGATTTGTCAAGTTAATCGGCGTTGCCTTTTCAGGCGATTCAGCTGTCATATCTATGTGCAGTTCTCCGTCATCAGTCAATTGAAAAGTAACACATGCCATTACCCTTCCTGGATAACCCTCATCTTCATTCGGGCTGATCAAGGTCATAATTACGCGATCATGATCGATCGAGGCATTCCAAACCTTCGAGCTCCAACCGTGAGTTCCGCCATGAAGACTGTTTTCGcctatatttttcgataccTGGTAACGTTGACCATCAACGACAAAAGTTGCCTTGCTGATGCGATTGGCAACACGTCCGATGGTGGCACCGAAATATGGATTATTTGACGACTGATATtctgaaaaatgttataatgcTTAATCAAACTCGTCACTTGCATCTtccgaataattttaattcattgttcattttttttttccaaagaggccatatattataagatCAATTGAATTGATCTctcgaaattttatcaattaatattttctcctaTAAACGAGTCGCTCTCATTATCAGATTACCTTCGACGTTATCGAAACCGAGTACGACGTCTGCTATGTTACCCTCTTTATCTGGTGTTCTGATGGCGGTTACTGTCGCACCATATGTCACAACATCGACTTCTTGATTATTGCTATTTGTTAGTGTGTACTTCATAATCTCCTGACCGTTCACAGAACCCCATTTTATCATTGTGATGGATCTTAGCGCACTCGCGGCCATGATCGTTCTGAGTaaagacaaatttatatagcaaatttttataaaacaatgaatATGAAATCATTCGcgaatttccttttataagaaatgaaGTCTCAACGTACATTTATTgactttttcaatttgtatataaaatgcgaattcaattttctaattgGATATATTTCGCGAACATGAGCTGAAATGCGAATACTGCGCGCGCTGAGAATACTTAAATGATTTATAGAGTCAATTATCTACTATCGCATTACGAAGATAGATTACAATATCCATGCTTATTGATAGCGTCAAAAATACATGCTGTTATGTCAGATTATGTATCGTTCAGAGAATTTGCAGAACGTCATAtgatatagattttaaaagtatttcattttatcttcAAAATGCAAATTCATTACTTGcataaatgcattatataataagtagagtatgatttagaaaaagtattactattatatgaCGTGAtcctttttaattatgcataatcaaaataattatttattttttaactttatttgaagacataaaaaattgtttatttttttagtattcatatttttcagaactgatttaaaaaaactgatttgtatatatgaaactaatcttcaattttcaaaaaatctcGAGGATTATTCGAAGCAAAAGgttgttcatttattattgaagttactttaaaaaatggagaagaaaagatataaaaagatgattCTTACCCAAACCAAAAAGGAAGTAgatatatggaaaaataacGCACAAACATCTTTAATTAACAAACTTAGCAATCTCGTTATCGGTATAAAGCATCGAATATGAAAcgatatgttacatatatatgtataatacatatacatatgaagaaatatttttattcgcggaTTTTATCATACATAAGCGAATGACGCGAACTTTTAACAGACTGTGCGCATTTTATCGACGCTATGTATTGTGGTCGAGatgtttttcttaaatattatccaTACCACTTATACGCGTGAAAAATCATTCTTTGTTCttacaaatatgtaaaatatcgcaCGGTAATCTTACGTCACTCAATGCTTAGAATGTATTGCCTACATACAaggtcatatttttaatatttccaagaGAATTATCCAATCTATATGATgtgtatataatgaaaaagaaaattgataaaaaagtaaataaaaattaaagagaggttatataaaagataaatatttatgttgcgaatcaaattatttttatttgagagtAATgagattgattttaaaattactcagtttcttttttttttgtctaaataTCACTTTCTACTTGTCAttctattgttatatatactaCGATAAACAGATAAATCAGAAAAtcagttttttatttgttattatataatttgtcatcaatatataaaaaaaaattatataatttttagactcatttttaatattagatgcTTTTatggaaatgaaaaattttcaaatatcttttattttatatgatttattgtcacaaaaatgccattttttgttaataaataagaatttctttagtacaaaaaaaaatttttattctggaCTAGTTCTCACAATGCATCCATAGAATcataaaattcttcaattaattattaccaaaaatctttttcattagatatcttaatttaatattgtattcttaATATAGTTTAAGTTGTGAATTTAGAATACAATTTCTTTCGCATTACTGAAATGTACTTTCGCACTTTATTGCATGTACACTATAATTTCAAGTTTTCGCGAATGGAATTTTTCcggaaaattttaatccgCATTCACTGTTGAAACTTTGGATTCAATCGCATTTATCAAGACATTCGTAATATACATCTCTTTTTGTACacttttaaattgtatgtTAATATCGTGCGTAGCTTTTCGAATGGCTTCCAGATTCTGCAACAGATTTGAGCAAAGTATATCTcgataagatataatttatgtgaaCATAAGTTTCGCGTAGCTCTACCATGTTTATGCTACTGTAAAGCGCAATTTCCTGTTCCTTCGTTAATGGCTCGCTAAAAGACTGTATGGATGATGAATATGACGAATTATCCATAATGTaaaactatgaaaaattaacaagAGTTAATCAATGGTGCATTCGaaacgaaatatatacacatcacATCACTGACATCACTCATCAGTGTTTGATGAATTTGGAGATTTTTATTGTAGCTAGTAACTTGCAGTTTTATTACTAACTCATGATTTGTGCTGCCAATGtgaggaaatatatttctagatACTGTTCTGTATTGTACATTTATCGATTAATCAAAACCGCGAAAGTTAAAACAAGTACtctcgtattatttttttataaaaccatTTGTAtagtttcattttataattatagtatttaacaaaaacatgagtagtttttatatataattaatatatgcattaaaagagaaagttaGTTcacaaatttaacaataaacatacatctctttgattaaaataaactttacttCAATCGAAATAGCTGCTTCTGAAATATGTATTGTTTACaaagctataatttataatataaatatatatatacaataattatattctcatatatatttacatatataaaaatataattaatgtgataTCAATACTATTAATAGCtggctattaaaaatattaataatcagaaaatcattattatagcaaatcaatattattcttaaataaaatcttaaatcatTCAATATAAGCAATCCGTTACATCGGAATGTATACGatgagtataaaatatttcgagagtATTGTTTGTAAAACATTTACAACTCGTacgataaaaatcaaatataaaatcaagtcGTGATAGATTTATGGAGCACAACAATTAGagatatactatattattatataaatacatcaaAGGAATGGGGAGAAGGATATATCAACTAACATATTCAACCGTAATCCACACTTAAAGCACTCAGACCCTTCTTCTTAATTGCTTCCCCTACGGCACGTTCCAAGAAATCTTCTGGCTGATcacattcatatattttatccgcATCCAGCGCATTGCATCTTCCCGTTTCTACATTGCTGTAGACAGTTCCATAAAAGTCATCTAGTTCATACATACATTTGGATGAAAAGGAACAATCTACACCTATGCATTTACAATAATGTGGTTGAAGAGCGAGTTCGGCCGATTGGACTAAGCCATGATTGCGAATTGCCATTGTCACTGCTGTGTCTTCCATATCATTTCTTCTATATGACAAATGATATCTTGAACCAACGGAATCTTCCTCCAGAGGATCGGGTGGATGCATCATCCTATAGTAAGCCAACACCTCATTAATACTATTGTCCATGGATCCTTCTTCCTCTTGAAAAGCTTGCCATAATTTAAGCTTCTTTTCAATCTGTATTTGgtatataatttcatcatACTCAATATTTCCTATATTATTAGTTGTTGTTTCCGTGTTTGCATTCATATGTTGCTCCtacagaataattattttttttgtttatctatataattatattttacatgataCAATATAGAAGTACTGATAATGAAACTGAAGTTACACACTTTGTCAACAAGTGAAAACTATactcatgtatataattaaataataaaaaataattgtaataagaaataatagaatattaaaatattgtcgtGATATCTTTGCGAATATAATTACCGTGTCTGATCGTGTCTCATCGACTTCGGACAATTGCGTGCTGCAATGTCGCTTAGCCGGAAAGAAAGTACATTCATGGCCGTCCGAATCTTCGTCGTCGCTCGCCACTACCTGCACCGCGTTCCGCCAGAGTTTCTTCCGCGGGCGTTCCTTATTCATTGTGTTGTTAGAAGAAAAGGACGGTAGGAGAAGAATTTCGCCCTCGTCCATATTATTTGTGCCGCATAATTCCCCGACGACATTCGATTCCGCGACGCCGTCGGTCGTCACGGTATTTCCGTTCCCGCGAGTCTCCGCCAGCGCGATTTCTTTCCTGTCTTCAATAAAAGTATCTCCTTAGCAAGAGCACACGTCTGTCGTCGGGGTCAGCAAAGGCATTTCAGTCAAAACTTCCACAGTCTTAATGGCTCGTCCAACCCCAGAGTGTTATTGACGATTATTTTTCAACGGAAAAAAAACCGTCGTGAGATAGATTCGTAACGAGCGACGACGCGCGACTCTTGTCGTGATTAACTCAAAAACCGATGGTCGTGCCTGACCGAGCCTGACGTTGCGCGAAAAGACGACATTCGGGAATATACGCGTTGATCCGCAAAACGAAAACGCGACTTCTCGAGTTGTCGAGCATCATCAGCGAAAATCACTTTTGACAGCTACAAGATGGCGGTTACCGCCGCGATCGTTTGACGCGCTGAAAAACCGATGTTATGGGCGAAATGCGGTTATCAGTCCATCAAAATAAAAGAcggaaaaattatgattatacgaAAGAAGGATCGATAGACGTTAGAAAGATCTTTTCTAATGCCTCGACGAGAATGACGTTTCAACATTTTTGAATCACTGACTATCGATGTTCCAAAATGGCGTGAACATGTGTTCACACAGCTGGGAGGTGATAGACAGTGATAGACAGAGAAACAAATCTGTCCGGGACTTTCATGCGCATGCGTGAAATATGTCATTGTACATGTGACTgacatgaattaatttttttttattcctttttcgCGCAAGAAATCTAACTGGCATCCTTTATtactatgaaatatatatacatataactgaTATGTAAAAGCGTCTGCTAGTGCTTACGTTACTACGCATGCGCAAGATTTGTGCCTCCATGCCTCCATCTCCACACTGCTCGGTGGCAATTTGACTACTGACTTGTCAAAAGAAGCGAAATTCGCTCTTGGTTTTTTCTTCTCGATTAGGcttacgaattttttttttaacttaatagCTTAATTATGGCGACCTGCGGAGAATATATTCGTAATCAGTTCCCGACGATAGACGATGACCTATATCAATACGTAGAAGGTATATCCATTTCCATAAAATAACCTAAGGAATCTcgcaagataataatttttttaattctacccTTGACGTGTGTACGTAGGTATCCTGGACAGTTCCAAAGACGACTTCGAGGATGGTGACGAGGTATACGAGGCGATCGGACAAGTATTGCACGAGGTAGCGGACAAATCAGAAAACGAGGTTAGGTCTGTAAATATGTTCGCATTTGTCATCTTTTAATTCGTTAATGAAACTGACTATTGACTGCTTATCTGAACAGGAATCGAATAACATTTCCGTATATACATCAAGTTTTCACGATCGCAAgagtcattaattttttcttttttgttagtGCAACTGGCATAATTTGaagcttattatttttttttccatataggCAAATATGCGTGAAActattggaaatattaaaaggtagttcaaataatgatgaaatagACAGAAGAAAAAACGGTGTTAATAAGGTATTAAACGCTCCAGTACATTTGGGTGCTCTGGCTGCTACTTTAGAGGCACAAGTCGAACAGATCAAGAGTATATGGGTCACGACTAGAGATGATGCAatggtaatatatatatatgaaattatttatgttgatatgtatatattgtatatatattcaatttttgcatttttgattACTCAA from Cataglyphis hispanica isolate Lineage 1 chromosome 11, ULB_Chis1_1.0, whole genome shotgun sequence encodes the following:
- the LOC126852918 gene encoding galactose mutarotase-like isoform X1 encodes the protein MFVRYFSIYLLPFWFGTIMAASALRSITMIKWGSVNGQEIMKYTLTNSNNQEVDVVTYGATVTAIRTPDKEGNIADVVLGFDNVEEYQSSNNPYFGATIGRVANRISKATFVVDGQRYQVSKNIGENSLHGGTHGWSSKVWNASIDHDRVIMTLISPNEDEGYPGRVMACVTFQLTDDGELHIDMTAESPEKATPINLTNHSYFNLAGHTTNAEELYKHVFTLNTDHWTVTDSESIPTGEIRPVENSVMDLRNATVLGDVIDKVPGGGYDYNFCLSEPHDYEKRNLVAKVLHPDSGRSLEVYSNQPGVQLYTSNFLPERNNTGILGKDGVRYFKHAAFCLETQNYPDAINHENFPNSILRPGAKYNHIVIYKFGVKV
- the LOC126852918 gene encoding galactose mutarotase-like isoform X2, which encodes MAASALRSITMIKWGSVNGQEIMKYTLTNSNNQEVDVVTYGATVTAIRTPDKEGNIADVVLGFDNVEEYQSSNNPYFGATIGRVANRISKATFVVDGQRYQVSKNIGENSLHGGTHGWSSKVWNASIDHDRVIMTLISPNEDEGYPGRVMACVTFQLTDDGELHIDMTAESPEKATPINLTNHSYFNLAGHTTNAEELYKHVFTLNTDHWTVTDSESIPTGEIRPVENSVMDLRNATVLGDVIDKVPGGGYDYNFCLSEPHDYEKRNLVAKVLHPDSGRSLEVYSNQPGVQLYTSNFLPERNNTGILGKDGVRYFKHAAFCLETQNYPDAINHENFPNSILRPGAKYNHIVIYKFGVKV
- the LOC126852919 gene encoding uncharacterized protein LOC126852919 isoform X2; this encodes MDEGEILLLPSFSSNNTMNKERPRKKLWRNAVQVVASDDEDSDGHECTFFPAKRHCSTQLSEVDETRSDTEQHMNANTETTTNNIGNIEMMHPPDPLEEDSVGSRYHLSYRRNDMEDTAVTMAIRNHGLVQSAELALQPHYCKCIGVDCSFSSKCMYELDDFYGTVYSNVETGRCNALDADKIYECDQPEDFLERAVGEAIKKKGLSALSVDYG
- the LOC126852919 gene encoding uncharacterized protein LOC126852919 isoform X1; its protein translation is MDEGEILLLPSFSSNNTMNKERPRKKLWRNAVQVVASDDEDSDGHECTFFPAKRHCSTQLSEVDETRSDTEQHMNANTETTTNNIGNIEYDEIIYQIQIEKKLKLWQAFQEEEGSMDNSINEVLAYYRMMHPPDPLEEDSVGSRYHLSYRRNDMEDTAVTMAIRNHGLVQSAELALQPHYCKCIGVDCSFSSKCMYELDDFYGTVYSNVETGRCNALDADKIYECDQPEDFLERAVGEAIKKKGLSALSVDYG